The Methanobrevibacter olleyae genome has a segment encoding these proteins:
- a CDS encoding aldo/keto reductase: MKNMGFGMMRLPLLDENDLSSVDQEQVNKMVDIFMEHGFNYFDTAYAYHDGESEIALREGVVKRYPRDSFLIADKMPTFLISDESQVEPIFNEQLERCGVDYFDYYMIHNVSGFSEAGWKYVDTFSFAKEKKSEGKIKKLGLSTHANAEFLDNILNEHPEMEFVQLQINYLDWENEGVESRKCVEVAKKHALPIIVMEPLKGGFLVDIPEEAEKIMKGYNSSESPVSWALRYVAEIDGVFMVLSGASSLEQIEENIRFMDDYKPLNEAEHEIIEEVTAIINSNITVPCTKCNYCMNSCPSNINIPKLFDLYNNEMIEGRNGLFTAVGNAYRNYSVLEGVGIASDCTGCEACMKECPQQIDIASLMPEIAKTFEIEVYGFTDD; the protein is encoded by the coding sequence ATGAAAAATATGGGATTTGGAATGATGAGATTGCCACTTTTAGATGAGAATGATTTATCTAGTGTGGACCAAGAACAAGTAAATAAAATGGTAGATATTTTTATGGAGCATGGATTTAATTATTTTGATACAGCTTATGCATATCATGATGGGGAAAGTGAAATTGCATTAAGGGAAGGAGTTGTAAAACGTTATCCTCGTGATTCATTCTTAATTGCAGATAAGATGCCAACATTTCTTATTAGTGATGAATCTCAAGTAGAACCAATATTTAATGAGCAATTAGAACGTTGTGGAGTAGATTATTTTGATTATTACATGATACATAATGTTAGTGGCTTTTCTGAAGCTGGATGGAAGTATGTAGATACATTTAGCTTTGCAAAGGAGAAAAAATCTGAAGGAAAAATTAAAAAATTAGGTCTTTCTACCCATGCAAATGCTGAATTTTTAGATAATATTTTAAATGAACATCCTGAGATGGAATTTGTGCAATTACAAATTAATTATCTTGATTGGGAAAATGAAGGTGTTGAATCAAGAAAATGTGTAGAAGTAGCAAAGAAACATGCCTTGCCAATTATTGTTATGGAACCATTAAAGGGTGGTTTTTTAGTAGATATTCCGGAAGAGGCAGAAAAAATCATGAAAGGATATAATTCTAGTGAATCTCCAGTTTCTTGGGCTTTACGTTATGTTGCAGAAATTGATGGAGTGTTTATGGTTTTATCTGGTGCAAGTAGCTTAGAACAGATTGAAGAAAATATTAGATTTATGGATGATTATAAACCACTTAATGAAGCAGAACATGAAATCATTGAGGAAGTTACAGCTATAATTAATAGTAATATTACTGTACCATGTACCAAATGTAATTATTGTATGAATTCTTGTCCTTCTAATATTAATATTCCTAAGTTATTTGATTTATATAATAATGAAATGATTGAGGGACGTAATGGCTTATTCACTGCTGTAGGAAATGCTTATAGAAATTATTCAGTTTTAGAAGGTGTAGGTATAGCTTCTGATTGTACTGGCTGTGAGGCATGTATGAAAGAATGCCCTCAACAGATTGACATTGCAAGCTTAATGCCAGAAATAGCTAAAACCTTTGAAATAGAAGTATATGGATTTACCGACGATTAA
- a CDS encoding sugar O-acetyltransferase, which produces MLELNDLLDIFNAGDVLIMDEEALDACNYYSKKAQEITCELNYKYHDFDKRRELFSELINQELDDEFRVFTPFFTDFGKNIHLGKNVFINAGCKFQDQGGITIGDDALIGHNVVMATLNHDENPEKRANLIAAPINIGDKVWIGSNATILPGVTIGDGAIIAAGAVVTKDVGENSIVAGVPAKFIRKVKTDE; this is translated from the coding sequence ATGTTAGAACTAAATGATTTACTAGATATTTTTAATGCTGGTGATGTATTAATTATGGATGAAGAAGCTTTAGATGCTTGTAATTATTATAGTAAAAAAGCTCAAGAAATTACTTGTGAATTAAATTATAAATATCATGATTTTGACAAGAGAAGAGAATTGTTTTCTGAATTGATTAATCAAGAGCTAGATGATGAATTTAGAGTTTTCACTCCATTTTTTACAGATTTTGGAAAGAATATTCATCTAGGTAAAAATGTTTTTATTAATGCAGGATGTAAATTCCAAGATCAAGGAGGAATCACAATTGGAGATGATGCATTAATTGGTCATAATGTAGTTATGGCTACTTTAAACCATGATGAAAATCCAGAAAAAAGAGCTAATTTGATTGCTGCTCCAATAAATATTGGCGATAAAGTTTGGATTGGCTCTAATGCAACAATTTTACCTGGAGTTACAATAGGTGATGGTGCAATCATTGCTGCTGGAGCAGTTGTTACAAAAGACGTTGGAGAAAATTCAATCGTAGCTGGAGTTCCAGCTAAATTTATTAGAAAAGTCAAAACTGATGAATAA
- a CDS encoding C-GCAxxG-C-C family protein produces MDLDSKEVVAKIEEFRKTKSCSQATLMGICAVAGLPTEELALLAKGFSGGIGGTFSEGTCGAVTGAVMALGLLGEDENKIISASKRLFDEFKDEYGSVTCGYISKDGDDKSPCVEVCLYTGDKVCKYLKE; encoded by the coding sequence ATGGATTTAGATTCTAAAGAAGTTGTAGCAAAAATAGAAGAATTTAGAAAAACTAAAAGTTGTTCACAGGCAACTCTTATGGGTATTTGTGCTGTTGCAGGATTACCTACTGAAGAATTAGCTCTTTTAGCTAAAGGTTTCTCTGGAGGTATAGGTGGAACTTTTTCAGAAGGTACTTGTGGCGCTGTAACCGGTGCAGTTATGGCTTTAGGCCTTTTAGGTGAAGATGAAAATAAAATCATTTCCGCTTCCAAAAGATTATTTGATGAGTTTAAAGATGAATATGGTTCTGTAACTTGCGGTTATATTTCAAAAGATGGAGACGATAAATCCCCTTGTGTTGAAGTATGCCTCTATACAGGTGATAAAGTCTGTAAATATCTAAAAGAGTAA
- a CDS encoding HAD family hydrolase: MDENNYVTFKKQYGNIKRPRTKELSINSNGVKIYEKDQSMIINISVPIEESRDIIKYFEEFNLGEDIQFNISNTGDFKYVFRGISPVTDKDSYSSFSIIVQEKNPRPDQIQVEADCNQVDEYGNPIHECIGCGLHRE; the protein is encoded by the coding sequence ATGGATGAAAATAATTATGTAACTTTTAAAAAACAATATGGAAATATTAAACGCCCTAGAACAAAAGAATTATCCATTAATTCAAATGGAGTAAAAATATATGAAAAAGATCAATCTATGATAATCAATATTAGTGTGCCAATTGAAGAATCAAGAGATATTATAAAATACTTTGAAGAATTTAATTTAGGGGAAGATATTCAATTCAATATTAGCAATACTGGAGACTTCAAATATGTTTTTAGAGGAATCTCACCAGTTACTGATAAAGATAGTTATTCCTCATTTTCAATAATTGTTCAAGAGAAGAATCCTAGACCAGACCAAATTCAAGTAGAAGCAGACTGTAATCAAGTTGATGAATATGGAAATCCAATTCATGAATGTATTGGCTGTGGATTACATAGAGAATAA
- a CDS encoding nicotianamine synthase family protein yields the protein MSCYKYWGKIEEIANKLSNYGDLDNEGLSALNGTDIDEITKILDEIEVIAHDKEIDFDSAKHILDDEKMNKALQLIRKFYVYIGARLERENALKILESDDPKAVLDSFHFYDRYIGLIENERQLANFNKNKTFVFLGSGPLPLTLIMFNRVTGCKCIGIEQFEEVADLSRKVLKRLDLDEGIEIITGDEKTIADLDYDILMIAAFAEPKDRVFANVWEIVDKKTPVLYRTYTGMRAILYSPVTEKDRRGFHQEVMLLPKGKTNNTSVLIRKIS from the coding sequence ATGAGTTGCTATAAATATTGGGGTAAAATTGAAGAAATAGCTAACAAGCTTTCTAACTATGGTGATTTAGATAATGAAGGCCTTTCTGCATTAAATGGTACTGATATTGATGAAATAACAAAGATTTTAGATGAAATTGAAGTAATTGCTCATGATAAAGAAATAGATTTTGATTCAGCAAAGCACATTCTTGATGATGAGAAAATGAATAAGGCTTTACAATTGATTCGTAAATTCTATGTTTATATCGGTGCAAGACTTGAGAGGGAAAACGCACTAAAGATATTAGAATCTGATGATCCTAAAGCTGTTTTAGATTCATTCCACTTCTATGATAGATATATTGGACTTATAGAAAATGAAAGACAACTAGCTAATTTTAATAAAAATAAAACCTTTGTATTTTTAGGTAGTGGACCTTTACCATTAACATTAATAATGTTTAATAGGGTTACTGGTTGTAAATGTATAGGTATAGAACAGTTTGAAGAAGTTGCAGATTTATCAAGAAAAGTTTTAAAGCGTTTAGACCTTGATGAAGGCATAGAAATTATCACCGGTGATGAAAAAACTATTGCAGATTTAGACTATGATATTTTAATGATTGCAGCATTTGCAGAACCTAAAGATAGAGTATTTGCTAATGTTTGGGAAATTGTAGATAAGAAAACTCCAGTTCTTTATAGAACATACACCGGTATGAGAGCAATTCTTTACTCTCCAGTAACTGAAAAAGATAGACGAGGATTCCATCAAGAAGTTATGTTACTTCCAAAAGGAAAAACAAACAATACTTCAGTTTTAATAAGGAAGATAAGTTAA
- a CDS encoding MATE family efflux transporter, protein MNVVRGFFDILSDKRVNERGYFFTNKLLWALFIPLLIEQTLEFFLGLADSMMVASLGEVAISGVSLVDFLVQLLIFSFAALATGGAVIAGQYLGNNERENACEASNQLVWFTAILAIIMAICVLFAKSFLINLLFGQIDQDVFNTSDIYLSYMAISIPFIAIYNSGAAIFRTMANAKLPMLIMFLCDILNIIGNAILLFVFGFGVEGVAIPTVIARAISAFVMIYFLLQDRYELHIKKTLKHKFDWRLLRKVLNVGVPYGVENGLFQLGRILVLSLVSTFGTVAIAANSVGYAIGIFSVLPGFAINLGLTAVISRCVGNNDYEQAKFYNKKILIIVFLSHLIINLIIFSILPFILQLYNLSPLTASLTSQMVIWHGIFAIIIWPISFTLPTTFRGAGDAKWPMMVSLSVMFICRIFLSYLIADFLGIGVFGTWIAMFIDWYVRAGFYVYRYFSGKWMNYRAVGNSG, encoded by the coding sequence ATGAATGTTGTTAGAGGTTTCTTTGATATTTTAAGTGATAAAAGAGTTAATGAAAGAGGATATTTTTTTACAAATAAACTTTTATGGGCTTTGTTTATTCCGCTTTTAATTGAACAAACATTAGAATTTTTTCTAGGTCTTGCTGATTCAATGATGGTTGCATCCCTTGGTGAAGTTGCAATCTCAGGGGTTTCTTTAGTTGACTTTTTAGTTCAACTACTTATTTTCAGTTTTGCTGCACTAGCTACAGGTGGTGCTGTAATAGCTGGTCAGTACTTGGGAAATAACGAAAGAGAAAATGCATGTGAGGCATCAAATCAATTAGTATGGTTTACAGCTATTTTAGCAATTATAATGGCTATTTGTGTTTTATTTGCAAAATCATTTTTAATTAACTTATTGTTTGGCCAAATAGATCAAGATGTATTTAACACTTCAGATATTTATTTAAGTTATATGGCTATTTCAATTCCATTTATAGCTATTTATAATTCTGGAGCAGCTATATTTAGAACAATGGCTAATGCCAAGCTTCCCATGTTAATAATGTTTCTTTGTGATATTTTAAACATTATTGGAAATGCTATTTTACTTTTTGTATTTGGCTTTGGAGTTGAAGGTGTAGCTATTCCTACAGTTATTGCAAGAGCTATTTCTGCATTTGTAATGATTTACTTTCTACTTCAAGATAGATATGAATTGCATATTAAAAAGACTTTAAAACATAAATTCGATTGGAGATTACTTAGGAAAGTTTTAAATGTCGGAGTTCCTTATGGAGTTGAAAATGGGCTTTTTCAATTAGGTAGAATTTTAGTTTTAAGTTTGGTTTCTACATTTGGAACAGTGGCTATTGCTGCAAATTCTGTTGGATATGCAATTGGCATATTTTCAGTTTTACCTGGCTTTGCAATAAATCTTGGATTAACTGCAGTTATTTCACGCTGTGTTGGAAATAATGACTATGAACAAGCTAAATTCTATAATAAGAAGATTTTAATCATTGTTTTCTTATCTCATTTAATAATTAATTTAATCATATTCTCTATTCTTCCATTTATATTGCAGCTATATAATCTATCTCCACTAACTGCTAGTTTAACTTCCCAAATGGTTATTTGGCATGGTATTTTTGCAATTATTATTTGGCCAATTTCTTTTACCTTGCCAACTACATTTAGGGGAGCAGGAGATGCAAAATGGCCAATGATGGTAAGTTTATCTGTGATGTTTATTTGCAGAATCTTTTTATCTTATCTTATTGCAGATTTTTTAGGGATTGGAGTATTTGGAACATGGATTGCAATGTTTATAGATTGGTATGTAAGAGCCGGATTCTATGTTTATAGATACTTTAGTGGAAAATGGATGAATTATAGAGCTGTTGGAAATAGTGGTTGA
- a CDS encoding MATE family efflux transporter — protein sequence MDDEKIKHYDGVDSILGNPRIALWKMSIPLIISLFITSLYGVIDAIWVSGLGADALAGVGFVSPIFIALIGIGNGLGAGSASALSRYIGEENKEKSDNGAIHTILITIVISIVTTTILLIFLKDILLAMGAGITINYAMDYGIILSIGSILIILSNSLYGILRGEGDANRTMYAMLFSSILNIVLDPIFIYALNLGLKGAAIATLISLLSVNLILFYWFYIKKDSYLKPFLSNYKFNKGITIDILKVGLPASLELINNALFAALFSLLLVRVATTDAVAVYSTAWRVVTIATTPMLAVATALISVVGANYGARKYEEILVAHRYSMKIAILFGFIAALIVYIFAPQIVSIFAYTGTSTRLSPQLIAFLSLIVIYFPTMGYGATSTFVFQGTGNGITAMFQTILRETVFTLGFAILLAVVLDYGEYGAWWGIILGELLVNTITMIWADLHIKKLIKYKNITINSKN from the coding sequence ATGGATGATGAGAAGATAAAACACTATGATGGGGTAGATTCTATTTTAGGTAATCCTAGAATTGCTTTATGGAAAATGTCTATTCCATTAATAATTTCATTATTTATCACAAGTCTCTATGGTGTTATAGATGCTATTTGGGTCTCTGGTTTAGGTGCAGATGCTTTAGCAGGGGTTGGCTTTGTTAGTCCGATTTTTATTGCACTAATAGGTATTGGAAATGGTTTAGGTGCAGGTTCTGCATCTGCTTTATCGAGATATATAGGTGAAGAAAATAAGGAAAAATCGGATAATGGAGCCATTCACACAATTTTAATAACTATAGTCATTTCTATAGTTACTACAACTATTTTGTTAATATTCTTAAAAGATATCCTTCTTGCAATGGGTGCAGGAATTACAATAAATTATGCAATGGATTATGGAATCATTTTATCTATAGGTTCAATTTTGATAATTTTGTCTAATTCTTTATATGGTATTTTAAGAGGGGAAGGTGATGCAAATAGAACGATGTATGCAATGCTGTTTTCTTCAATTTTAAACATTGTTTTGGATCCAATTTTCATTTATGCCTTAAATCTAGGTCTCAAGGGAGCAGCTATTGCAACATTAATTTCTTTATTATCTGTAAATTTAATATTGTTTTATTGGTTTTATATAAAAAAAGACAGTTATTTAAAACCGTTTTTATCTAATTATAAATTTAATAAAGGTATTACTATAGATATTTTAAAAGTAGGTTTGCCTGCAAGTTTAGAATTAATAAACAATGCCTTATTTGCAGCGTTATTTTCACTTTTGTTAGTTAGGGTAGCTACAACTGATGCAGTAGCAGTTTATTCAACTGCTTGGAGAGTGGTAACAATTGCAACAACTCCAATGCTTGCAGTAGCAACTGCTTTAATATCCGTTGTTGGAGCTAATTATGGAGCTAGGAAGTATGAAGAGATTTTAGTAGCTCATAGATATTCTATGAAGATAGCTATTTTATTCGGTTTTATTGCTGCTTTAATAGTTTATATATTTGCACCGCAAATAGTTTCAATATTTGCATACACTGGTACAAGTACAAGATTAAGTCCACAACTTATTGCATTTTTATCCCTTATTGTTATTTATTTTCCTACAATGGGATATGGAGCAACATCTACATTTGTTTTTCAGGGAACTGGTAATGGTATAACTGCTATGTTTCAGACAATTTTAAGAGAAACTGTATTTACTCTTGGCTTTGCTATACTTTTAGCTGTTGTTTTAGATTATGGAGAATATGGAGCTTGGTGGGGAATAATCCTTGGTGAATTGCTGGTAAATACAATAACGATGATTTGGGCAGATCTTCATATTAAAAAGCTGATAAAGTATAAGAATATTACTATAAATTCTAAAAATTAA
- the dph5 gene encoding diphthine synthase: MFYLVGLGLFDEKDISLKGVEALKNVDKVYAEFFTSRLFGSNFEAIEEIIGKEIIVLDRTQVEEESIFLKEAKAMDVALITGGDPLIATTHSDFLVECAREGIDFEIIHGSSILSSAPAISGLQAYKFGKVTTIPFPDLEYDYFPKSPYISIEDNLKMDMHTLVLLDIQAHKDKYMTVNEGLENLMTINDNLDRVGLIDEETLAIGIARVGSKDNLLKAGYIKDLIDFDFGGPLHCIVIPSKLHIVEAEYLVELAGAPKEILDDI, translated from the coding sequence ATGTTTTATTTAGTTGGTTTAGGATTATTTGATGAAAAAGACATATCTCTAAAAGGTGTAGAAGCATTAAAAAATGTAGATAAAGTTTATGCAGAATTTTTCACCTCTCGTTTATTTGGCTCTAATTTTGAAGCTATTGAAGAGATCATTGGAAAAGAAATTATCGTACTGGATAGAACTCAAGTTGAAGAGGAATCAATATTTTTAAAAGAGGCAAAGGCTATGGATGTTGCATTAATTACTGGTGGGGATCCTTTAATTGCTACAACCCATTCTGATTTTTTAGTTGAATGTGCAAGAGAGGGTATTGATTTTGAAATAATTCATGGATCTTCTATTTTATCTTCAGCACCAGCTATTTCTGGTCTTCAAGCTTATAAATTTGGTAAAGTAACAACTATTCCATTTCCAGATTTAGAATATGATTATTTTCCTAAATCTCCTTATATCTCTATTGAAGATAATTTAAAAATGGATATGCATACTTTAGTCCTTTTAGATATTCAAGCTCACAAAGATAAATATATGACTGTTAATGAGGGCTTAGAGAATTTAATGACTATTAATGATAATCTTGATAGAGTTGGACTTATCGACGAAGAGACTTTAGCTATTGGCATTGCAAGAGTTGGCTCTAAAGATAATCTTCTAAAGGCAGGATACATTAAAGACTTAATAGATTTTGATTTTGGCGGTCCTCTTCACTGTATTGTAATTCCTTCTAAATTGCATATTGTTGAAGCAGAATATTTGGTAGAGCTAGCTGGAGCTCCAAAAGAGATTTTGGATGATATATAA
- a CDS encoding PaaI family thioesterase encodes MATFESIEEAREFFKGDKFATNIGVHLDELKEDSCVCSLELCDDFRNAYGAVMGGAIFTLGDFAFAVLSNQLHRPTVGLQVSINYLSASKGEKLIAKAYYRKNGKTTSVINVDISDDTGRDIAQFIGTGYKM; translated from the coding sequence TTGGCAACTTTTGAATCAATTGAAGAGGCAAGAGAATTTTTTAAAGGAGATAAGTTTGCAACAAATATTGGAGTTCATCTAGATGAGCTTAAAGAAGATTCTTGTGTTTGTAGTTTAGAACTTTGTGATGATTTTAGAAATGCTTATGGTGCTGTGATGGGTGGCGCGATTTTCACACTTGGTGACTTTGCTTTTGCAGTTTTATCTAATCAATTACATAGGCCAACAGTTGGCCTTCAAGTTAGCATAAATTATTTAAGTGCTTCAAAAGGAGAAAAGCTTATAGCAAAGGCTTACTATCGTAAAAATGGAAAAACAACTTCTGTAATTAATGTTGATATTTCAGATGATACCGGTAGAGATATTGCACAGTTTATTGGAACTGGCTATAAAATGTAA
- a CDS encoding winged helix-turn-helix domain-containing protein, translated as MKILISNLKGKELLDIAMKNRIDKLISVYTNYNETSLLDQYMTKENIKISTTNAIEASKQLTDIIRPSKEDNEIYVATDGNFLGSILNFVANKEGVDYIYYCFNNQTIQMPRLSINLSKTKLKILKTLAESEQTAILIGKNVGISRAMVYKHINILMEDGLVGQTKQYEKYYLTNAGKMVII; from the coding sequence ATGAAAATTCTAATATCAAATCTAAAAGGAAAAGAACTTTTAGATATAGCTATGAAAAATAGAATAGATAAATTAATATCTGTTTATACAAATTACAATGAAACAAGCTTACTTGATCAGTACATGACTAAAGAAAACATTAAAATAAGTACTACAAATGCAATTGAAGCTTCAAAACAATTAACAGATATAATAAGGCCTTCTAAAGAAGATAATGAAATCTATGTAGCTACAGATGGAAACTTTTTAGGATCTATCTTAAACTTTGTAGCAAATAAAGAAGGAGTAGATTATATTTACTATTGTTTTAATAATCAAACTATCCAAATGCCTAGATTAAGTATAAATTTATCTAAAACTAAATTAAAAATCCTTAAAACACTTGCAGAGTCAGAACAAACTGCAATATTAATTGGAAAAAATGTTGGAATTTCAAGAGCGATGGTTTATAAACATATTAATATTTTAATGGAAGATGGCTTAGTAGGTCAAACCAAACAATATGAAAAATATTACCTAACAAACGCAGGTAAAATGGTGATAATTTAA
- a CDS encoding flavodoxin family protein — translation MEILMITGSQHRDGTSNVLACEFIRGAEEAGHRVYRFDSAFEDVSPCRGCDSCRHHGGKCIYSDSMDKIYDKIILSDMIVFVSPLYYFGLSAQIKTVIDRFYSINYEIMESTKKSALLATAADGNDWTMSALELNYDNIVRYLGFEDCGKILATFCYLKPDILNSNYPNEAYELGKSL, via the coding sequence ATGGAAATTTTAATGATTACAGGTAGTCAGCATAGAGATGGAACTTCAAATGTTTTAGCATGTGAATTTATTAGAGGTGCAGAAGAGGCAGGACATAGGGTTTATAGATTTGATTCTGCTTTTGAGGATGTTTCTCCATGTAGAGGATGTGATTCTTGCCGTCATCATGGCGGAAAATGTATTTATTCAGATTCGATGGATAAAATTTATGATAAAATCATATTATCAGATATGATTGTTTTTGTAAGTCCATTGTATTATTTTGGCCTGTCTGCTCAAATTAAAACTGTTATTGATAGATTTTATTCAATTAATTATGAAATCATGGAATCTACTAAGAAGTCTGCACTACTTGCAACTGCTGCAGATGGCAATGATTGGACAATGTCTGCACTTGAATTGAATTATGATAATATAGTTCGCTATTTAGGTTTTGAAGATTGTGGTAAAATATTAGCTACTTTCTGCTATTTAAAACCGGATATTCTTAATTCTAATTATCCTAATGAAGCTTATGAATTAGGTAAATCTCTTTAA
- the gdhA gene encoding NADP-specific glutamate dehydrogenase: MSYVDEVIDLIVRENPDEPEFHQAVKEVLESLRVVIEANEEQYRKDALLERLVNPERQFKFRVPWVDDSGQVHVNTGYRVQFNGAIGPYKGGLRFHPSVNVGIIKFLGFEQIFKNSLTGLPIGGGKGGSNFDPKGKSDREIMAFCQSFMTELSKYIGADTDVPAGDIGVGCREIGYLFGQYKRIKGLYEGVLTGKGLSFGGSLARTEATGYGLLYFANAMLKANDETLEGKTAIVSGSGNVAIYAIEKAIQLGAKPVSCSDSTGWIYDPEGIDVELLKEIKEVKRERLTAYAEARPSAEYHDGKGVWTVKADLAFPCATQNELQLEDAKALVENGVIAVAEGANMPTTIEATEYLQENGVLFAPGKASNAGGVATSALEMSQNSQRLSWTFEEVDAKLQGIMENIFLNVDAAAKEYGFDKNYVVGANIAGFKKVIEAMNAQGIV, encoded by the coding sequence ATGTCATATGTTGATGAAGTAATTGACTTAATTGTTAGAGAAAACCCTGATGAACCTGAGTTTCATCAAGCTGTAAAAGAGGTATTAGAGTCTTTAAGAGTTGTAATTGAAGCTAATGAAGAACAATACAGAAAAGATGCACTTTTAGAAAGATTAGTTAATCCAGAAAGACAATTTAAATTTAGAGTCCCCTGGGTAGATGACAGCGGACAAGTACATGTAAACACTGGTTACAGAGTACAATTTAATGGTGCAATTGGACCTTACAAAGGAGGTCTTCGTTTCCACCCTTCTGTAAATGTAGGTATTATAAAATTCTTAGGGTTTGAACAAATATTTAAAAACTCCTTAACAGGCCTTCCAATTGGTGGAGGTAAAGGAGGATCCAACTTTGACCCTAAAGGAAAATCTGATAGGGAAATCATGGCTTTCTGTCAAAGTTTCATGACTGAACTCTCTAAATATATTGGTGCTGATACTGATGTTCCTGCTGGAGATATTGGTGTAGGTTGTAGAGAAATCGGTTATTTATTTGGCCAATACAAAAGAATTAAAGGATTATACGAAGGTGTACTTACTGGTAAAGGATTAAGCTTTGGGGGATCTCTAGCAAGAACTGAAGCAACTGGATATGGTTTATTATACTTTGCTAATGCAATGTTAAAAGCTAATGATGAAACTTTAGAGGGTAAAACCGCTATTGTATCCGGTTCAGGTAATGTAGCTATTTATGCTATTGAAAAAGCTATCCAGCTAGGAGCAAAACCTGTAAGCTGTTCTGATTCTACTGGTTGGATTTACGACCCAGAAGGAATCGATGTAGAATTGTTAAAAGAAATCAAAGAGGTAAAACGTGAAAGATTAACTGCTTATGCTGAAGCACGGCCATCTGCTGAATACCATGATGGTAAAGGTGTATGGACTGTAAAAGCTGACCTTGCATTCCCATGTGCTACTCAAAATGAATTACAACTAGAAGATGCAAAAGCTTTAGTTGAAAATGGTGTTATTGCTGTAGCTGAAGGTGCAAACATGCCTACTACTATTGAAGCAACTGAATACTTACAGGAAAATGGTGTATTATTTGCACCAGGTAAAGCTTCTAATGCTGGAGGAGTAGCTACTTCTGCACTTGAAATGTCTCAAAACTCCCAAAGATTATCTTGGACCTTTGAAGAAGTTGATGCAAAACTTCAAGGCATTATGGAAAACATCTTTCTAAATGTAGATGCTGCAGCTAAAGAGTATGGCTTTGATAAAAACTATGTAGTTGGAGCAAACATCGCTGGATTTAAGAAAGTTATTGAAGCAATGAATGCTCAAGGAATTGTATAG